GTCGGCTACCAGCGGCTTGTACCGCTGCCACCATGCGGATCCGGCGAAATCGGTGTCCCTGGCCGGGAAGAGTTGACGTAGTTGCGCCAACAAGCGCAGGGCTTCGGCCATTCGGGTCCGGTACGTCGCTGTGCTGGAGTGCGGTACCGGGAACAACAGGCCGGCGTTGATCAAGGTTTGCTTGACCTGCGAGGCGGTGAGGTGCCGAGGGGCGTCCGGATGGTGGGCCAGCGCGGTCTCGACCGTGTCGAGTACTTCGCCCTCGGACAGCGCCCCGCTGGTGACGCCCCAAGCCAAGAGCGGAAGTTCGAGGTCTTCGAGCCTGTTCAGCAGGTGTCCGACGAAAACTCCGCCGGGATCGAGCGTCAACTGTGCTTCCTCCTGATCTCGATCTCGCCGTCCATGCCGTGCTCGCGGAGCAATGCGATCTCTTCGTCGGTTATATCGCGAAGCGTGATCGGTGTGGTGGCGAATCGCGCCAACAAGGCCAGTAGCTCATCCGAAGCGTCGGCGGCCGCCGCCAACTCCTCCAGGACCTCGGCGTGCTTCGTCCCGAACTCGACGACGTCCGTGATGGCCGGCTTCGACTTCCTGCGCAGTTGGGCGAGCTGCTCGACCATCGTGCGGGTGGCCCGCTGTCGAGCCGGATCGAGACCGGCGAGCCGGTTCGCCGGGACCGCTTCGAACGCGGTCGTCGTCCACGCACGCCACACTTCCTGGCTGCGCTGCGCCAGTTCAGCCACCGACGAGGCCACTCTCCTGCGCGCGGTGTCGACGGCCCGGTCCTTGGGCAGGCCCGTGGACGCCTGACGCTGCAACTCGGCCAGTCCCCCGTGGATGTCCCCGAGTGGCACGTCCGCTTTCGAGTATTTGCTCAACGCTCGCGCGAGCCGCACCTGTGCAGTGAGGTCGGCCAAGGCCGACTCCAACTCCCGCACGCGCTGAGCCGTGCTCTTGGCAGCCTGCTCTGCGCTGGCACTCGCGTCCAGACGTCGTATCTCCGCCTGCATCCGGAGCGCTCTGCCGAGGACGGAGTTGTCTTCATCCACGTGGAGCATCCTCCATCCCGATCGAGGACCAGGTCGACAAAGCCTCTTTCACCGCTAGGACAGCAGCGTCGCCCTCAGTTGAGGTGCGTTTCTCCGCTTCCGGGAGTTTCGCGGCCAGCCATCGGTCCGCGGCCGTCAGGAAGTCCAGGATGATCTTCAACGAGGCGCCCCGGTCCGTTGCGGCAACCTTGATCTCCAGTGACCGCCGCCTGTCTTCACCCATTTCGGTGTCGGACAGTCGGCTGAGGTCGCTCGCGAGCGTAGCTATCACACGCCAATCCGCTTCGGCCGCCTTGTCGATCAGATCGCGTAGTCGGATCTCATCCTCGCGACTCGTCGGCCCCAACCCCACTCGGGGAGCCTCGTCCAGCGCGACTCGAACCGCTTCCACCGTTCTCGGCCCGCTTGCCTTCTCGGGCAACAGGACGCGTATCCGCTCCAGGATCGAGCGCAAAGCGTCGGCCTGCGCGGCCACCCACTTGTCGATGTTGCTGAACCCGCTGACGGCTTCACCCGGGACCCAGTCGGGTACCGACTCCGGTCGCCACAGCCACTCCCAAGAGGCGCGGGCGAGCAGGGGCAGTGCCCGTGCCGCGTCGATCAGACGAACCTCCCCGCTGCCTTGAGCGACTCCGAGTCTGCTGCGCAAGCCCTGCACCATCTCCGGACGGGAACGCAGGTGTCGATCCAGCGCCTCGTTCCACGTGGCCGTCCGGGACTCGGCATCCGCGCGACCCCACCCCTGCCCGTCGTCGAAGACGACGGCCAAAAGGTCCGCCTCGTCCATCCCCGGCCATGCCCGGCCCGCGAGGACGCCCCCCAGCAGAGCAGCCCGCATGCCTGTGACCAGGTGGTCGTCGGAGAGTTGTCCGTGCCGCTCCACGGCAGCCGTGAGGTGCCGCTCACCGGATTCGGCGATGGAGGCCAGTTTGCGGAGGTCGACCGCACGCCCTTCCCCGGAGGTCTCCAACCGCACGAGTCCTTGGAAGAATTGACTTGTGACGGCCTTGCGCTCGAAGCGGATGGGGGCGGACTCGCTGTTCTTCTCGCCGTACGCGTCCTCGATCGAGACCGTTTTCGAACTGATGGGCCAAGCCTTGTCGGTGAATGCTTTGCCCTGCTCGCGCATCGGGGGGTTGGTCCACGAGAACCGCCTGAGCACGGCCTCCACGATGATCTTGCGCACTTCCCTCGCCACGCCCTGGTCGAGCATGGTGCCACGACCCGCCCAGTTCTCGATCGCATCGACCTTGGGCTGTGGCTTCGGTCGCGTCACGCCTGTCGGCTTGCGCTCTTCGACCGGCGCTTTCGGTTGCTTTCCGCCAGAAGTCGGCGGCGGTCCAGGTGGAGGCTCGGGCACGTCCTTGTTGATCGAACGCACGCGGAAAGTGCGAAGGATGTCGTCGTTCATCTCGCGGAGCGCGCGCGGAGCGTCACCCCAGAACTCCACGACGAACGCGTGCCGATCGACGTCTTCCGGGTCCTCCGTCTCGATCAAGCTGGACACCTCGGTGCTGAGTGCGGCGTCCTGCTCGGCCCTCGGAAATCGCAGGCGAGCGCTGCTGTCCGGGAAGGTTCCATCCGCGAGGGAGCGCGCGTGGTCGATCAGTACCGGCCTGATGACCTTGCCGAGGACCGTGCGGGGGACGAACGCCCCCTCCTTGTCGGCGGTGGAGTGCACCATGCGGAGAAGAGCGGAACGGTTGAACGGGTACAGGCCGTAACCTTCCGACGACCTCCCGAACCGCTCGTGGCACTCGGCCTCGAACATGCAGCCGCCGCACCGGCTCTTCTCCAACTCCTCCTTGCTGAGGTCTTCCACGGTGCCGTCGACGCGGGCTACGTTGAGGTACCGGCCTACGAAAGAGGCGATCTGCTCGGCCTCGTCCTCACGTTCGTCGAACGTCACGTCGAGCCGGAAGACGTGGCCCCCACTCGCGGCGCCAATGCGGGTCAACGCGGTCTCGGGCAGGAGATCGGTGAAGTACCCGGTGGTCACCGCCATGAGTGTTCTGATCGGCGCGAGGCGCATTTCGCCTTCGCGGATGGCCGGTTCGGTGAGTGCGTCGAGGAGTTCTCCTTGAACACCCTGGATGAGGGCGAAATCCTCGATCAGCAGGAGGATCTCCCGGCCTTGCCTGGCGTACACCGCTCGAACCTTGAGCAGCGCGTCGGTGAGACGGCCGGCAGCGAGGTTCGCCGCGGAGCGGAGGGCCGCCTCCAGGTGATCGTTCAACAGGCCGATGGCGGCTTCCTTCAACCCCGTCTTGGTGTTGATCAGGCCGACCAGTCGCTTCGACTTGTCGGCGGCCAGTTGCACGTCCTTGATCCTGAACGGGAGATCGTCGGCCGTGAACCCGCGGGGACGCTCGGATGATTCGGCACCCCGGTCGCGGAGCAACTGCTCCGCGAGCCGGTGGACGAATCCGTCGGGCTGGAGCAGGTACCCCTGGAAGTGGGGGTCTTGCAGGATCAGTGCCAACCCGGCGGGTCCGACGAGCCCGCGCTCGAGGGCCGGAAGACCGGCAGGTTTCGTGCCCGCCAGCGACTCGTTCAACGAGTTGACGATCCTGCGAGCCAGGGCTGCCGGGTCGACTTGGGCGCTGAGGGACGAGATGTCTCGCTTCAACGTGTCGAGCGAGGCGTCTTCGACATCGGAGAGCAGTGCGGTGATGACGGCCTTGAGGCTCGTCTGAGTCTTCTCGAGGTAGATGACCTTCTGGTGTGGTTGAGGCTGTAGCTTCTCCCTCACCCAGCGCACCAAGTGCGACTTGCCTGAGCCCGATTCGCCGACCAGCGGCATCAATAGCGTGCCGCTGTCCGCCTTCCGACTGGTGAATTCCTCCAAGACGGCGTGCTCGTCGACGACGTCGCCGGAGCCGACCAAGCCGCGCTGGACCAGCCGAGCACGGCTGATCTTGAGCGGCGTGTGCGTAGCGAGGAACAGCCCCGAGGACGGGATGACCGCCTCGGTGCTGATTCGCGAGGCCGCGGAGTCGGGAGTCCAGCACAGGTAGCCCGCGAGATCAGCCACGGGGAGCCTCCAGAACCGTGATCGAACTGAACGTCCTGGGGAAGCCGGGTTGATCGGGATCATGGAGGTACAGGAGAGAACGGGCGTCGTCGTCCTGCTCCAGCCGGATCCACCTCTCGTCGTGTAGGCGCAACAACGCGAACGACAGCGACGGCCCCGCGTGGTTGGTGTCCGGTGGTTCGATACCCACCGCCGTCGAGAAGGAGCCGCCGGGCAGCACCGGAAGGGCGCCGCGGAGCTCTCCCAGCACCGTGGAGGGACCGAGTGATTGCCCGGGTTCCCAGCGGGACAACACCGTTCTCCGCACGGCGGCCGTGCAATCCGGTGTGAGCCGTGCCCGTTGCGATCCACCGTCGCCTGTGAGGGCCGGAGTGCAGAAACCCAGGGCGCTCGACCAGGAGCAAAAGGGGTTCCACCGGGTGTCGTTGACGATCGGGGCCCCCAACTCGTCCTTGATGGCATGGGGTTGGAGGGTCTGCACCTCCGCCCACCCCAACGGCGCTGACGTCGGATCGATCGTCAGGAACCAGCACAGGGCCCGGACCAGGTCGCGTGGACCTGACTGCGACGGATCCTCGCCGACGCGAGTGTTGTTCTCCGTAGCGAGGATCGCCTGGCGCAGTACGTCCACGATGGAATCGTGGTCCACCTCGAGCGGGCCGGTCGGGCTCAACACGTCGTTGTCGCGGTTGATCACGCCGAGTTCGGCCAGCGATGACACCGAGCGGTCGAACACCTTCCGACCGTTGATGCTCGGAGGACAAAGCAGCGCGCGCGCCCGCTCGACGTCCACAGGCTTGCCTACGTGTGCGAGCAGCCGCAACACCACGATGAGGTACTGCGGCAACGGGTCATCGACGTTCAACAGGCCCACTTCAGAGAGCCCTTTCTGCTACTTCGACCGAGATGCTTGCGGGGTGGATGTCGCGGAAGGCGAGCGGCTTGACGGGGTGGAGCAGGTCCTGGGGGTGGACCAAGTACGTGATTCCAGGTCCGTCAAGACGTGCCTCGATCATGGGGTGCCAGCCTCCGACCGTCCCGGTCACCCAGATGAGGGGCGTATCGGTTGTCGTCAACAGCAACTCGTCGACGTCGAAGATCATCGGGTGCGGCAACGCCATGCGTTGGATGTCGGCGGCCTCCTGCTCGGTCAACCCGGGACCGCCGATGATCGCCATCCCTCGTTTGCACAGCCTGCTCACCAGGCCCGGCACGAGATTCCTCCGCTGGGAGTCGTTCGTCCACCAGATACCCAGCAGCGGAGTGCTCACGGAGCGGAACCGGGCGAGCGGATCGCCCGAGTCGGCGAGGGGCCAGGCGATGTCAGGGCTGGGGTCCCACGCCGTGTGGTAGAACCCGGTCGCCGTTGGGCCTGTTCCCCGACAGTGCGGGCACCCGCGACAGGCCGCCGCTGCGGCGAGCTCGGTGTCCCGGAACGTAGTCGTGTAGTAAGCCGCCAACTCCTCGCCGATGCAACGCCTTCCGGACATCGCAGTCTGCAAGCGCTGCAACGCCTCCCACTGCGCTCGAACGATGGCCCGCCCGGTCTCTTGGATACGACTCTTGAAATACGTCGAGTCATTGGTTCGCCCGTGTAGCGAAACCCTGGCCCGGGTCGGAAGTTCACCAAGATGGCTCAGAAGGCGGCGAGCCCACTGTTCGTCCGTCTCCTCCTCCGCGCGGGACATACGAGTGGGCGGGTGGAGTTCGATCAGGTCTGCGCGGACCATCAGGTTGAGGGTGCGCACGTTCCACATCCGATTTTGCCGGCCCGTCTGCGGGAGGTGCGGTGGTCGGGTGTCCAGGTCGAGGTCGAAGACCACTTGGCCGTCGTCGTGCCTGCACTGACGGAACATCGCGTCCCATCGGTCCCATGCTTTGTCGGGACCGATGATCACCTGGGCGTTCAACTTCTTCGCGACCGGCCTGTCGGCCTTGGCCGTGGCGATGTAGGCGATGGACGGCCGGCCGTCGCGTCCTCCTCGCCCGACCTCCTGGTAGTAGCGGTCCACGGTCTCCGGCAGGCAGGCGTGCACAACCGAGCGCACGTCGGGTATGTCGATCCCGAGGCCGAAGGCCGACGTTCCGACGACCACGTCGAACCTGGTCGGGCAGGTACCGGTGGCAGTCCTTCCTCCCCAGCCCTCCAGGGCGGCTCGCCGTTCTTCAGCCGTGGCGTCTCCCGTGACGGAGGTGACTCGAGCCATCCCCGACGACTTGAGCGCCGCGACCCAATGGCGGGCGTCCTCGACCTTCGAGACGTAGAGTGCCAACGGTCGGGGAAGCTTGGTCACCGCCTCGAGCACCGCCGCCGCTCGTTCATCCCTGCCGTCGAACGCGTCGACGTAGAAGCTCGGTTCACTGCGGATCTGGGCGGCCCACACGACGTTGGTGCCGGCAGGTCCGCCGAACAGCCGGGTGATCGTTTCGAGTTGCAGGTCGGTGAGGGTGGCGCTCAGCGCCACCAGGCGGGGAGCGCCACCCTCAGGAGCCTGGAGGCGCCAGTTGCGCAGTTGGCTGGCTATGGTCTGGAACTCCGGCCTGAAGTTGTTGCCCCACTGCTCGACGAGATGCGCCTCGTCGAGGACCACCATCCGCAGCATGCCCGCCTCCGCGGCCGCCTGCAGGTGCTGGGAGAGTCCCGTTGCCACGGCCTCGGGGGAGGTGAACAGCACCCTCTGCCGCCCGGTGCGCACCCGCTGCGTGATCTGCTGTTTCTCTTCGGGACTCAACTCGCTGCTGTACGCGCAGCTGTCCATCGAACCGGTCATCTTCTGCACACGCCGCTCAAGGTCGATGGCCAATACCACCGTCGGAACGATGACCAGCGTGAGTCCCTGCGGTCGTCCTAGCAGAGCAGCGGCCAGGACGGTCTCCGTCTTGCCGTGGCCGGTTGGCAGACAGACCACCGTGGTGCTCCCCGGAGGTGCGAGCAAGACTGAGCGCGCCGCCTGCTGCTGACCGCGAGACCGGTAGTGGGTGTAGTCCGGGCCCAGCGCCGCAGACCAATACGGATCTGCGAGCGGACCGTTCAGGTTCCGGCGAGTCTTCGACTGCAGCCCGCGGTAGACCTCGCGGAGGTCCTCGAGCGCAACCTTGCGCGAGTGTTGAGAGGCCCCCTCGCGCTCGGGCGTCCACTCGTCAGCCCAGACGCGCAGTTCGCCGCCGGGACCGTGCAGGACGCTGCATCCGGCCGACTCCCAGATGCCCTTCCCCGGTAGCGGCTGGGTGTTGGGAACCACCAGGGCGGACAGGGTGCTGCCGGATGCTGCTTCCAGCAACACCTGGCGAGCGAGCACGGCCACGTCGAGGGCGCCCGCGGAGTCGTCGGCCAGGCCGCGCAGGGCATCGGCCAAACGGCGGGACGTTCCAGCGAATCCCTCCGAGTCGGGAAGACTCGGCCAGTCGCTGAACATCTGTTGGGCCGCGTACCAGCCGTCAGCGGACACGGGGCGCTCCCGGGACTCGTACCAAGCAGACCGCTGCGATCAGTCTGGTCACCGGGTTCGACAGGCCGTTCACGAGCGCCTCCGCGATGTCCGTGTCGAGAAGGTAGCTGTCGACATCGCTGACGAGGTGGCCTGCGGCTTTCCGAGCTTGCGCCTGAGCCCGAGAGACGGCCATCCGCTGTTTGGCCGCGGCTTGTGCCTCGTCGCACAACTTGCGCAGATCGGTCACGACCGTCATGTGCTTCCGACTCGCTGCTTCCGCCGCCGTGGTGGCTTCCTGGTACTCGTCAGGGCCGCCGAAGATCTCGAACAGATCCCGCAGCCGTGCGCCACTGTAGTTTTTGTCCTTCCGCGCGTTCTTGTCGTAGGGCATGTCCAGCCAACGACGTTGAGCTTCGTCGACGACGGGTTCGCCGGTGGTGGCGTCGATCCACACCCTGACCGAGAACGGCGTGAGTACGCGGTCCGCCTGGCGTCGCAGGGCCTTCTCCGCGTCGGTGTGCTCGGTGACGAGAGCCGCTGCCGGTGCGATGTCAGCTTCCACGAGGTAGTCGAAACCGAAGTAAGGGTCGGCTCCGATGGTCTGGTACTTGTACGGCCTGCTGAAAGCAGTCGCTTGACCCCGATCATCGTGCCATGCCCACTCCGCGAGCGCGTCGGTCAGGGGGTTGCCCGAGCGGAAGATCCTCGTGCCGGGCTTCTTCAACGCCACCGACCGGTTGAAGACACCTTCGACGTTCGCGCTGCCCACCCGGTGGACCGTTCGGTGCCAGAGGCGGGGATCGACCAGTGGTTTGGAGTTGCGGAGGTCGAACACCTCGGTGCCGTTGCCCGGGCGGTGGCGCAACCCGATGCCGCCGTCGGTTTCTGACGTGAACCCGGACAGCGCCGCCTCGAAGGCCCTCCACTCCGTCTCGAACCGGATCAGCTTCGAGGCGATACCGGTGTCCTGGACAGCGGAGTGGTGGATCGCCTCCAGCATGTCCATCTTCTCGATCTCTTCGCGGGCTTCGTCGAGGGCGGAGCGGATCACTTGCGTCTGACCGTGGACGCCGGCCGGCCCTTGCCGCATCCCCTGCGACCACACACCGCTGATGCTGTCGGCGATGGCGTCTTGGAGGGTGGACACCGAGTCGTGGAACAACTCGTACCCTTCGACGAGGAGGTCGGTCCAGGCGTCGGTGAAGGTCACGTCGCCCTGTGCGGAGGTCAAGCGGTACTGATCCGCGGGGCGGGAATGGCTGACCGCGTCGACGCTCCGGTAACGGTCGATCCGTCCCAGTCGTTGTTCGAGTTGGTTCGGCGACCAGGGCATCCTCAAGTGTAGGGCGGCTTCGGCGAGTTGCAGGTTCAACCCGTCCTCGCCTGAGTCGTCCACGACGAGCAACCTGACCCGTTCTCCGCGAGGGTTGAACGGCGCGGCCCACGCCCGTACAGCGTTGTGGGCATTTTCGGGACCGGCTCCGTGGGTGTGCTCGCCGACTCCGACCTTCGACGCGGTTGCCCGCAGGTGGTCTGCGAGCAGTTCGCCCAGTTGCCCTGGGCCGCAGAAGACGACCGTCCTCCGGTACTTCAGGAGAACGCTCGACAGGGCTTCCGAAAGGCGCTCGAGCGCTGACTTCCGCAATTTTGCGGTGTCCAGTCTCTCGAGTTCCGCCAGCAGTTCGCGCTCGGAAGCCACGATCGGAGCAGCGTGGAGTGCTCGCCGTTCCTCGGTGGAAAGATGGGCGCGCTCCGCCGCCGGTCCGTCGGCGTTCATCCTCCAGCGCAGCGTGTCGAGGAGGTCGTCGACGACGATTCCGCTGCGTGAGACGAGGATCTTCAGAACGGCACCATAGAGTTGAGCGTCGGTGTTCGGGCCGACCTGATCGAGATGGTCGCCGACTCTCGCGTGCCAATCCAGGACCGCGTTTTCGGCCGTGTCGTGGGCTTCGGCATCCAGGTTCAACACCGTTGGCACCTGCCGGCCTCGGACGTCATAACCCGGAAATTCGTCTTCGAGTTCCTCGTCGAGCACGTTCGCTCGCCGGTTCCGGATCACCCTTCGGTGCAGGCGGTACGTTTCGCTCACGTGTGCGCGGAGTTCCTCGACGCGGGTTTTCAATGTTTCATCGGAAATCCCGGGCCGCAGCTCGAAATCTTCATCGATCAGTTCGAGGACCTGAGAACTCAACAGTTCGAACTGTGGATCGTGGACGCCGAGCAGTGTGCGGATCTCGGCGACCGACGACTCCAGGTAGACCGTGAACTGCGAGTCCAGTGCGTAGATGCTGTCGGCGAGCGCCAGTCTGCGGCGATATCGCTCCGCGAACTGGTCCGCATCCGCCCACGAGTAGATCTTCGGATCGAGCAGGTGCAGCAGACCCAGGTGCGTCTTGAAGTACGAAGTGGTGGGGGTCGCGGACAGCAGCAGGACTTTTTCGATGGAGTGCGCAAGCGCGCGCAACTGGGGGTAGGAGGATTCGGACGGGTCCTCCACCTGGGTCAGGCGGTGGGCCTCGTCCACGACAAGCAGGTCCCACCCGTGGTGATCGGCCCAGGTAGAAGGGTCGTCGTGGGGGCGGATCTTGATCGAGGCCCAGGGGAAGTCGTCGGTGAAGAACTTTTCGATGAGTTCCTCGCGCCACTGGCGGCGAAGGTTGTCCGGAGTCAACAGGACGATTCGTGCGCGTGGGTTGTCGATCAGCGTCTGCCTGATCACGAACCCCGCTTCCACTGTCTTTCCCAATCCCACCTCGTCCGCGAGGAGGTAGCGCTGTACAGGGTCGGAGAGGACCGTTAGCGCGGCGTACACCTGATGCGGGTAGATCTCGACTGCCGATGAAAGGAATCCGGCGATGTTGGCACTTGCGCCGCGTTCGGTGATCAACCCCTGTAAGAATGGGAGTCGGGTATTGCGGAAGTAGCCTGACTCGTGTGCGCCGACTCCGAGAACCGCAGCCGGGTCAGTGTGGTCTCCGTCCCACCTGACCCGCAACTGTGCCGATGGGATGGGGAAGTCGTACCGGTGGTTCGGGAACGTGATGTAGTACTTGCCGTCCACAGCGCTCGCGACCCGCCCGGGTAGCCACCGCCCGGTATCCGGGTTGCGCCAGTACACCCTGGTCGCCGGCCCCAAGGCAACTGGCTTGCAGTCGCGGGATTGAACGAAAGTCGACTTCGCTACCGGCACCGCGACGGAGGCGAAGAAATCGATGCGCACCTCTGTATCGCGCACCTCGCCAACAGTGCCCACACCAGGACTCCCCGGGTACTCGACGAGGTCGCCAACAGCGAATCGGTTATTCATTCCTTCACCCCACGAGTAATGCGGCGGCCTTGGGTTCGCCACATGTCGAGCAGAATATCCGTCCGTGCAGGTGAGAACGTGGCACCGACCAACCCCCTGATGCGCACGCGCCCCTCCCTGGCGGACCGCCACCGTACGTGGCGCTCCCTAAGCTACCGGGCACCACCGACATCGGGTGCGCCGACGCACGACTCACCAACAGTGTGCTGGTACGGGGCTTGATCGGCTAGGAGATGGGTTGCGTTACGGAGTCGATCACGCCGTTAGCATCCTGGAACGTTTTGCCCATCTCCGGACCTGACCTGGCAGTAGGTACCTGTCGCCTGTTACCGAGCCTGCCACATCAATGCGGCGCCAGTGCCTAGCACGTAACCGATCTGTCGTTGCCCCTGCCCGCAATGGCCTATCCACCAGCGCCTACCGGTCGCCTCGACGGGGCTGACGAACCCCCACGAGGTGCGCAGCAGGCGACGCGGGGCTGTTGTCGTGCCCTATCGTGAATGCCCTCGGAGTTGAATGACCGGACCACGGTGGTCGGGGGTGACCCTTCGCTCAGCAGACGGTCTGACTCTGCTCCCGCCGGTGGGCACAGGGCCGACTGGGGTGATGACCGAAGTGCGGCGGCGGTGCCGCAGGTTCGTGGGGTGTTTCACGCATCTGCTGCAGGCGAAGGGGTCGATCGTGTGGTTCGCGGCCGGACGTGGCCGCCTCAACCCCGCCCGAATCTTCGATGATGTCCCCAGTACGCCCGACGACCTGAGTCGGTGACCCGGTGGGCGGGCACCGTTGTGCCCGCCCACCGTCCAGGTTCAGTCGCGGAACAGGGCTTGGGCGTCGAGCTTTCCCCAGCCGTAGCGCGGGTTCCACACCGGACCGGTGGTCGCGTCGCGGCGGGCGGTGATGCGGAGGCGTTGTTGGACTTCCTCCGGGGTCAGGCGGGGTTCGCGTTGGAGCATCAAGGCGACGATCCCGGCCACGAACGGGGTCGCCATGCTGGTGCCCTGGATCGTCACGTACTTGCCGGACGGGTGTTGCCGGGCCGCCAGGCGCGGTTCCGTGGCCAGCTCCGAGCCCGCCGACAGCGCCGCCGTGACGACCTGGCCGGGGGCCACGATGTCCGGTTTCTGCGCGCCCGAGCGGGTGGGGCCCTGGCTGGAGAACGTGGACAGGGTGTCCACCGACAGGCCCGGCAGGGTCGCGTCGCCCTGTGGTCCCTCGAACTTGTTGCGGCTGATCAGGGAACCCACCGCGATCGCGCGTTCCTCGGTCGCGGGCATGCCGAGGGAGTAGCCCTCCAGCGGCGCGCCGGGGAACATCAGGCGGCCGCCGTCGACCGACCCGGCCCACGCGTGGACTTCGCCGTGCACGACGGACAGCGGCGTGACGCGGATGGTCCACCGGTCGTCGACCGTGCCGTTGATCATCAGGAACGTCAGGTTCTGCTCGCGGTTGACCGGGTTCTCCACGAAGTCGGCGACGAACGTGCCGTCCGGGGTGGTCTGCTCGCCGGTGTTGGGCTCGAACCGCGTGCCGCTGGGCGTCTCCACGAACACGTCGACCTCGTCGCCGCGCGGGATCCACACGTCGCAGAACACCAGCCCGGTGTCCGGGACCCGCACGGTGAACGTCAGTTCCTCGCCGACCACGAGCCTGCCTTGCGCGTGCACGCCGTCGTCGCCCTCGTTGCCCGCCGCCACGACCACGATCCGGCCCGGCCCGGTGGCGCGGGCGATCTCGTTCTCGATGGCGGACGTGCCGTCGTGGGCGCCGAAGTGCCCGCCCAGGCTGAGGCTGACGACGGCGGGCCGGTCGCCGGCCAGGTCGAACGCCTGGCGGATGCCCTCGATGATGTGCACGTCCAGCAGCGGCTCGGCGCGCACGCCCATCAGCGACGCCTCGGGCGCCACCCCGCGGAAGCGGTGGTCGGCCGTGCCGCGACCGTTGCCCGCGGCGATGGACGCGCAGTGCGTGCCGTGGCCACCGGGGTCGCCGGTGGGGATGGCCGGGCCGCCGTTGAGCGCCTTGTTGATCGCGCCCGCGTCGAACACGTCGAACTTGGACTCCTCCGTGCCCTCCGGGACGTGCGCGTGCACGAACCGCTCCAGCCGGGTGGTGCCGTCGTCGTGGCGGAAGTCCGGGTGCGTCCAGTCGATCCCGGTGTCCACCACGGCCAGCAGCACGCCCGCGCCGGTGAGGTCGGTGTGCGCGGCCTGGACGGTGTCCAGCCCGGTCACCGGCCCGCGCGCCCGGTCCATGCGGGTGAACATCTCCTTGGGCGCCTCGGCCCGCAGCAGCCACGGCTGTCCGTCCAAATCGGACAGTGCCGCCACCGGCACGCCCGCGAGCACCACCACCTGACCCGAGGATCCGGGGTCCGGCGGCGCGGACACCACGCTCCCGCCCGCTGCCTCCAACCACTCCTCGGCGGCCGCCAGTTCCGCCGACCGCACCAGGAGCTTCACCGTGGTGCGGCGCGGCGCGGTCTCCCGCCCCAACGTCCGCGCCCCGATGCTCTCCTCCACCGGCAGGTCCGACTCCGCGAACGCCGCCGCCCCGCGCAGCCGCGCGTCCAGCACCGTGTCCCGTCTAGGCTCCATAGCCTCGCCCTTCAGCCTCGCTGGAGCGACCTGAGGGTCCGGGGTCCTTCGACGGCGAGCACCCAGGTCTGCTGACCGATCCGGCGCACCGCGGGCGGCGTGACGGTACCGATGACCGAGCCCGGGCCGCTGCTGGTGACCTCCATGCCGAGCGCCACCAACCACTCGACGGCCTGCCCGACCTCCACCGTCCCCCGCAGCCGCACCACAGCGGTCCGCCGGTCACCGTCCCCGGCTTCCCGGCACCACCGCTCCAGCTCCGGGGCAACCACCCCGCGCCTGGGCTCCACAGCGGCAACGCTACCTCCCGCGTGCACCTCCACCCTGGGTATCGGCCGTGCGGGGGAGTCGTTAGCGCCC
This DNA window, taken from Saccharothrix variisporea, encodes the following:
- a CDS encoding S8 family serine peptidase — translated: MEPRRDTVLDARLRGAAAFAESDLPVEESIGARTLGRETAPRRTTVKLLVRSAELAAAEEWLEAAGGSVVSAPPDPGSSGQVVVLAGVPVAALSDLDGQPWLLRAEAPKEMFTRMDRARGPVTGLDTVQAAHTDLTGAGVLLAVVDTGIDWTHPDFRHDDGTTRLERFVHAHVPEGTEESKFDVFDAGAINKALNGGPAIPTGDPGGHGTHCASIAAGNGRGTADHRFRGVAPEASLMGVRAEPLLDVHIIEGIRQAFDLAGDRPAVVSLSLGGHFGAHDGTSAIENEIARATGPGRIVVVAAGNEGDDGVHAQGRLVVGEELTFTVRVPDTGLVFCDVWIPRGDEVDVFVETPSGTRFEPNTGEQTTPDGTFVADFVENPVNREQNLTFLMINGTVDDRWTIRVTPLSVVHGEVHAWAGSVDGGRLMFPGAPLEGYSLGMPATEERAIAVGSLISRNKFEGPQGDATLPGLSVDTLSTFSSQGPTRSGAQKPDIVAPGQVVTAALSAGSELATEPRLAARQHPSGKYVTIQGTSMATPFVAGIVALMLQREPRLTPEEVQQRLRITARRDATTGPVWNPRYGWGKLDAQALFRD
- the dpdE gene encoding protein DpdE is translated as MNNRFAVGDLVEYPGSPGVGTVGEVRDTEVRIDFFASVAVPVAKSTFVQSRDCKPVALGPATRVYWRNPDTGRWLPGRVASAVDGKYYITFPNHRYDFPIPSAQLRVRWDGDHTDPAAVLGVGAHESGYFRNTRLPFLQGLITERGASANIAGFLSSAVEIYPHQVYAALTVLSDPVQRYLLADEVGLGKTVEAGFVIRQTLIDNPRARIVLLTPDNLRRQWREELIEKFFTDDFPWASIKIRPHDDPSTWADHHGWDLLVVDEAHRLTQVEDPSESSYPQLRALAHSIEKVLLLSATPTTSYFKTHLGLLHLLDPKIYSWADADQFAERYRRRLALADSIYALDSQFTVYLESSVAEIRTLLGVHDPQFELLSSQVLELIDEDFELRPGISDETLKTRVEELRAHVSETYRLHRRVIRNRRANVLDEELEDEFPGYDVRGRQVPTVLNLDAEAHDTAENAVLDWHARVGDHLDQVGPNTDAQLYGAVLKILVSRSGIVVDDLLDTLRWRMNADGPAAERAHLSTEERRALHAAPIVASERELLAELERLDTAKLRKSALERLSEALSSVLLKYRRTVVFCGPGQLGELLADHLRATASKVGVGEHTHGAGPENAHNAVRAWAAPFNPRGERVRLLVVDDSGEDGLNLQLAEAALHLRMPWSPNQLEQRLGRIDRYRSVDAVSHSRPADQYRLTSAQGDVTFTDAWTDLLVEGYELFHDSVSTLQDAIADSISGVWSQGMRQGPAGVHGQTQVIRSALDEAREEIEKMDMLEAIHHSAVQDTGIASKLIRFETEWRAFEAALSGFTSETDGGIGLRHRPGNGTEVFDLRNSKPLVDPRLWHRTVHRVGSANVEGVFNRSVALKKPGTRIFRSGNPLTDALAEWAWHDDRGQATAFSRPYKYQTIGADPYFGFDYLVEADIAPAAALVTEHTDAEKALRRQADRVLTPFSVRVWIDATTGEPVVDEAQRRWLDMPYDKNARKDKNYSGARLRDLFEIFGGPDEYQEATTAAEAASRKHMTVVTDLRKLCDEAQAAAKQRMAVSRAQAQARKAAGHLVSDVDSYLLDTDIAEALVNGLSNPVTRLIAAVCLVRVPGAPRVR